From a single Hypanus sabinus isolate sHypSab1 chromosome 7, sHypSab1.hap1, whole genome shotgun sequence genomic region:
- the chrna6 gene encoding neuronal acetylcholine receptor subunit alpha-6, with translation MTTPGRTHLLIPIGLLLLIHVRADCLASKAEDRLFRRIFRKYNQYIRPVENVSDPVMVQFEVSMSQLVKVDEVNQIMETNLWLRHIWNDYKFRWNPVDYDGIKYIRVPADKIWKPDIVLYNNAVGGFQIEDNTKALLKYDGTVNWMPPAIFKSSCPMDITYFPFDYQNCSMKFGSWTYDKAKIDLAIIGSKVNLKDFWESGEWEIIDAPGYKHELKYNCCEEIYPDITYSFYIRRLPLFYTINLIIPCLLISFLTVLVFYLPSDCGEKVTLCISVLLSLTVFLLVITETIPSTSLVIPLIGEYLLFTMIFVTLSIIITVFVLNVHYRTPTTHIMPRWVQKVFLEILPKVMLMRRPLEEKKTEKLKSRQRKDKCIQKDCANHLEYGKFKSAKDQTRSYCLYCKEPMSTVTSYLQGQGQISPQSLESLLGVSVLSSEVQQAIESIKYIADNTRSQNEAKEVEDDWKYVALVIDRIFLWVFTLVCVLGTAGLFLQPLMATE, from the exons ATGACAACTCCAGGGAGGACGCATCTATTAATCCCCATTGGTTTGCTGTTACTGATACACG tgcgcgCAGATTGTCTTGCCTCCAAAGCAGAAGACCGTCTATTCCGGAGAATATTCCGCAAATATAATCAGTACATCAGGCCCGTCGAGAACGTCTCTGACCCGGTGATGGTGCAGTTCGAGGTCTCCATGTCTCAGCTGGTCAAAGTG GATGAAGTCAACCAAATAATGGAGACGAATCTTTGGCTTCGGCAT ATCTGGAATGATTACAAATTCCGATGGAATCCAGTTGACTATGATGGTATCAAGTACATCCGAGTCCCGGCTGACAAGATTTGGAAACCGGATATTGTACTGTATAACAA TGCCGTTGGGGGTTTTCAAATTGAAGATAATACCAAGGCTCTTCTCAAATACGATGGCACTGTTAACTGGATGCCTCCAGCTATTTTCAAAAGCTCCTGTCCTATGGACATCACCTACTTTCCCTTTGACTATCAGAATTGTTCTATGAAATTTGGATCATGGACTTACGACAAAGCTAAGATTGACCTAGCGATCATAGGGTCCAAAGTAAATCTGAAGGACTTTTGGGAGAGTGGCGAATGGGAGATCATTGATGCCCCTGGATATAAGCATGAACTGAAGTATAATTGTTGTGAAGAGATTTATCCGGACATTACTTACTCTTTCTACATACGTAGACTGCCTTTGTTTTATACTATCAATCTGATCATTCCTTGTCTGTTAATCTCTTTCCTAACTGTTCTAGTTTTTTATCTTCCCTCTGACTGCGGGGAGAAGGTCACTCTTTGTATATCTGTCCTCCTCTCTTTGACAGTATTCCTGCTGGTTATTACAGAAACGATCCCTTCAACCTCCCTGGTGATCCCTCTGATAGGCGAGTACCTCTTATTCACCATGATATTTGTGACTCTCTCTATCATTATTACGGTCTTTGTCCTAAATGTTCATTATCGAACGCCAACCACCCACATCATGCCAAGGTGGGTGCAAAAAGTCTTCTTGGAAATCCTACCTAAAGTTATGTTGATGAGGAGGCCTTTAGAAGAAAAGAAGACTGAGAAACTAAAAAGCAGGCAAAGGAAGGATAAGTGTATCCAGAAAGACTGTGCCAACCACCTGGAATATGGAAAATTCAAGTCAGCCAAAGATCAGACAAGATCATACTGCTTGTACTGCAAGGAGCCCATGAGTACTGTAACCTCCTACCTGCAAGGACAAGGACAAATCAGTCCTCAATCACTTGAATCTCTCCTTGGCGTCTCAGTTCTTTCTTCTGAAGTTCAGCAGGCAATAGAGAGTATCAAATACATTGCAGATAACACACGGAGTCAGAATGAAGCCAAAgag GTTGAAGATGATTGGAAATATGTGGCTCTGGTGATTGACAGGATATTTCTGTGGGTTTTCACTTTAGTTTGTGTTCTTGGAACTGCAGGATTGTTTCTACAGCCATTGATGGCTACAGAATAA